One genomic region from Metallosphaera tengchongensis encodes:
- a CDS encoding twin-arginine translocase TatA/TatE family subunit has product MIGSLSDALIMVIVAILLLGGEKNLSGTVRNLGKTLSELRKRQDEFKRELMKELSETGDITQEVRNDLSFNSNSGPMVRPLYNLPKTSEEEKIKQLEEQIRRMQAELERLKKGDGKN; this is encoded by the coding sequence ATGATAGGTAGTCTGAGTGATGCCCTTATAATGGTAATAGTAGCTATACTGCTGCTTGGCGGGGAGAAGAATCTCTCCGGTACGGTGAGAAATCTTGGGAAGACCCTAAGTGAACTTAGGAAAAGGCAAGACGAATTCAAGAGGGAGCTCATGAAGGAGTTATCTGAGACCGGTGATATTACGCAGGAGGTGAGGAATGACCTCTCATTTAACTCTAATTCTGGGCCCATGGTAAGACCACTCTACAACCTCCCTAAAACGTCTGAGGAAGAGAAGATCAAACAACTAGAGGAACAGATAAGGAGGATGCAAGCGGAACTTGAGAGGTTGAAGAAGGGTGACGGAAAAAACTAG
- a CDS encoding potassium channel family protein, with amino-acid sequence MSLRSTLLDIAEFIVAPYSVLRKIFPQIFLLALVVFSNAVIFVNYQHLDWVSAIYAGVNVVTTVGLYAPNINAMPSVEKLLLVVTIIMAVGLYTSIIQSVVNTVVRRSSWKDARARWRGSHMKDHIVLIGTGRVIISAAQRLSKLGKDHIVLTPSQEVFEALKEDHVILGNPEDERDLMSAGIPSASSVVIAMEDDTKSLLVTLKVQRINPPLNTICVVKQSSLIDVFRTAGADEVIPYEDIVGRITAAASISRNVGGVIFTMERKADMVVGFFDVKQEVALSSLPKEVIPIVIVENGSLNPYFSKDTRLKPGQTLIVLGNPDLFRSITEILSGNGKS; translated from the coding sequence TTGTCCCTTAGATCTACACTACTTGATATCGCTGAGTTCATCGTGGCACCATACTCTGTTCTCAGGAAGATATTTCCTCAAATCTTTCTCCTAGCCTTAGTGGTGTTCTCAAACGCTGTCATTTTCGTGAACTACCAACATTTGGACTGGGTCTCCGCAATCTACGCCGGAGTAAACGTTGTAACTACAGTTGGGCTCTACGCACCCAACATAAACGCAATGCCCTCCGTGGAGAAGCTCCTTTTGGTTGTGACCATCATCATGGCAGTAGGTCTTTATACTAGCATAATACAATCTGTAGTAAATACTGTAGTCAGAAGGTCCTCGTGGAAGGACGCGAGGGCAAGGTGGAGGGGTTCCCACATGAAGGATCACATAGTGTTGATCGGCACTGGAAGGGTAATCATTAGCGCAGCCCAGAGGCTGTCGAAGTTGGGAAAAGATCATATTGTACTTACCCCATCCCAAGAGGTTTTCGAAGCTCTCAAGGAAGATCACGTGATCCTTGGAAACCCCGAGGATGAGAGAGACCTGATGAGTGCTGGGATTCCCTCAGCGTCATCCGTGGTAATAGCCATGGAGGATGACACCAAGTCGCTTCTGGTCACTTTGAAGGTTCAGAGGATAAACCCGCCCCTCAACACAATATGTGTAGTTAAACAAAGTTCCCTTATAGACGTTTTTAGAACGGCAGGTGCAGATGAAGTTATTCCGTATGAGGATATAGTTGGGAGGATAACCGCTGCCGCCTCCATATCCAGGAACGTCGGTGGAGTGATATTCACTATGGAAAGGAAGGCTGACATGGTCGTGGGATTTTTCGACGTGAAGCAGGAGGTCGCTCTTTCCTCTTTACCAAAAGAAGTCATACCAATAGTCATCGTGGAGAACGGAAGTTTAAACCCATACTTTTCCAAGGACACGAGATTGAAGCCTGGACAGACCCTCATCGTATTGGGAAACCCTGATCTATTCAGGTCTATAACCGAAATACTTTCTGGGAATGGGAAAAGCTAA
- a CDS encoding ABC transporter substrate-binding protein, with the protein MKFKLIALILVLVVALTLVYSIHFSSSPQKSVNQRIVSLSPSDTQILLSLGLGKEIVGMDQYSLSLLELVNGTGYVPKNLTVVSLPPNVSGIVLLRPTLVVGEEGILGNSVTQLQEAGLNLLLTNNDYAQNFSEIEGSVLNLSTGLGVKGEGENLVSWMNSKLSSYETHGNTTVAYLIWVCPNYEFYSAGGNVFINNILTLAGGVNVFGNYSGYPLLGPSSLILSDPQVILVQEMYNLSYTYYMVNHIPGIQGTKAYKDHRIYVLSRNLPTDLMNEPGPLSVYGVGLMSQILKGNAPSYVNTSYVMRELNVTMPVF; encoded by the coding sequence ATGAAGTTTAAGCTGATAGCCCTTATATTAGTCCTAGTAGTTGCGTTAACTTTGGTCTATTCAATACACTTCTCCAGTTCTCCTCAAAAATCTGTAAATCAGAGGATAGTCTCCCTATCGCCCAGCGACACACAGATCTTATTGTCGTTGGGACTTGGTAAGGAGATAGTTGGGATGGATCAGTACTCGCTCTCCCTTCTGGAACTTGTCAACGGGACTGGTTACGTTCCTAAAAACCTTACCGTAGTCTCGCTTCCCCCTAACGTTAGCGGAATAGTTCTACTACGGCCCACCCTAGTGGTAGGGGAAGAGGGAATATTAGGAAACAGCGTGACTCAACTCCAGGAGGCTGGTCTGAACCTATTACTCACAAATAACGACTATGCGCAAAACTTCTCAGAGATAGAGGGCTCCGTTCTAAACCTCTCCACCGGCCTTGGGGTGAAGGGTGAGGGTGAGAATCTAGTGTCTTGGATGAACTCTAAGCTGTCCTCCTACGAAACTCACGGTAACACCACTGTAGCTTACCTAATCTGGGTGTGCCCAAATTACGAATTCTACTCCGCTGGGGGAAACGTCTTCATTAATAACATCCTGACACTAGCTGGTGGGGTCAACGTGTTTGGAAATTACTCTGGATATCCGCTCCTAGGGCCCTCATCCCTAATTCTTAGCGACCCGCAGGTAATACTCGTTCAAGAGATGTACAACCTAAGTTACACCTATTACATGGTGAACCACATACCTGGGATACAGGGCACCAAAGCCTATAAGGACCACAGAATCTACGTCCTCTCTCGAAACCTCCCAACCGACTTAATGAATGAGCCAGGTCCTCTATCGGTATACGGAGTTGGACTTATGAGTCAAATTCTAAAGGGCAACGCCCCAAGCTACGTTAACACTTCTTACGTCATGAGAGAGTTGAACGTCACTATGCCGGTGTTCTGA
- the tatC gene encoding twin-arginine translocase subunit TatC, whose translation MTEKTSELQKSGERPLLEHLNELIYRARRALISLVSAFVIFFFFGIKEVSFNGFNFPILYPNLFNSISSYFIRLFIHTELPPQLKLLNLNPFDTLFSAAYVSFFLSLFIAMPIIIHEIWGFVSPGLYENEKKMAKSLILPAFVLFAAGSSFAYFIIIPVMMKFVLLYTTSLGVEPTLSLRAFINTVMSLMLTVGLGFEYPLIMTMLTMAGVVKAESWRRNWRYGVLGAFIIAWFISPGTTGGVIETTIGVTLSTLYFVGVASSYLAQKRRK comes from the coding sequence GTGACGGAAAAAACTAGCGAGCTGCAGAAATCAGGAGAGAGGCCCCTGTTAGAACACTTGAATGAGCTTATATACAGGGCTAGGAGAGCTCTAATATCGCTTGTTTCGGCCTTCGTGATATTCTTCTTCTTCGGGATTAAGGAAGTGTCCTTCAACGGATTTAATTTCCCTATCCTATACCCCAATCTTTTCAACAGTATTTCCTCATATTTTATCAGGCTATTTATACATACTGAACTCCCACCTCAACTAAAATTACTGAACTTAAACCCCTTTGATACTTTGTTTTCAGCGGCTTACGTTTCCTTCTTCCTTTCACTTTTTATAGCTATGCCTATCATAATCCATGAGATATGGGGGTTTGTATCACCTGGGCTTTACGAAAACGAAAAAAAGATGGCTAAGTCCCTAATACTTCCAGCCTTCGTTCTGTTTGCTGCAGGTTCTAGTTTTGCGTATTTTATCATTATTCCTGTAATGATGAAGTTCGTACTTCTATATACTACTTCTTTAGGTGTTGAGCCCACACTTAGCCTGAGAGCATTTATCAATACCGTGATGTCGCTCATGCTAACGGTGGGTCTAGGCTTCGAATACCCCTTAATAATGACCATGTTAACTATGGCAGGGGTAGTGAAAGCCGAAAGTTGGAGGAGAAACTGGAGGTACGGTGTCCTGGGAGCGTTCATCATAGCTTGGTTTATATCACCAGGTACCACGGGAGGAGTCATAGAGACCACAATTGGGGTTACGTTGTCGACCCTTTACTTTGTAGGGGTAGCGTCATCCTATTTGGCCCAGAAAAGGCGTAAATAG
- a CDS encoding PQQ-binding-like beta-propeller repeat protein has protein sequence MKKVILGIMVVSVFLLGAFLGSPVMQFFSQVITPIPQPIVRTYDMYNTTYFPYEVKVVYYPGNYTNLNLGLPTSWEVTNGGQSHNAAFTTTCTQLIQGVVWQQDFAHMAGAALIPLSAPQNMLPGANVMGTRSALVMLTQMVGEPLGVTLADNLLFVEEDSGPGSIFAVNPLNGQVVWYATGLASYAMNNPIVYNGIVFVTVGDVGFNFANFVHYEKGQFSSIHRGMAYGAIYAFNATDGELLWMKFTMGEAMPAPAVYDGILAYSDGGGEFIGVNATTGQVLWMDSMPGLFDSMSSVNYYVMPNGTPIFIAGFTSLSQPFGLLVAVDGLNGKEVWNATLPSPNRPFNTGMGDVPPAVDQQLGIVVQSTVANAEPNGTVDTLVVGVNATTGQVLWVTNLGRGYTPPAFKGAIPTIYNGTVYVGAPSLGKEYAINIKTGQILWQTRLNGISTPPSAPGGPRGGATYYDNLLWVVGGPNVYVLNPKTGEVLQQYYVGGRFGIVNPVIVGSTMYLTNSYGWVIAIPLYQVYPNYVLYA, from the coding sequence ATGAAGAAAGTAATTTTAGGTATAATGGTCGTCTCGGTGTTTTTATTGGGAGCGTTCTTGGGCTCTCCTGTTATGCAGTTTTTCTCTCAGGTCATCACACCAATACCTCAACCCATTGTAAGGACTTACGATATGTATAACACTACTTACTTCCCCTATGAGGTTAAGGTAGTGTATTATCCAGGGAACTACACGAACTTAAACCTAGGTCTTCCAACTTCATGGGAGGTTACAAATGGAGGTCAATCTCACAACGCTGCCTTCACCACAACGTGCACTCAACTAATCCAGGGAGTGGTGTGGCAACAGGACTTCGCCCACATGGCTGGTGCAGCTCTCATACCTCTGTCTGCACCTCAGAACATGTTACCTGGAGCAAATGTGATGGGTACTAGATCCGCTTTGGTGATGTTAACTCAAATGGTCGGAGAACCCTTGGGAGTCACCCTTGCTGATAATCTCCTTTTTGTGGAAGAAGATAGCGGCCCTGGTAGTATTTTTGCAGTGAATCCGTTAAATGGCCAAGTAGTCTGGTACGCAACTGGTTTGGCTAGTTACGCTATGAACAATCCCATAGTCTATAACGGAATAGTGTTCGTGACTGTGGGCGACGTTGGGTTCAACTTCGCCAACTTCGTACATTACGAAAAAGGTCAGTTCTCCTCAATACACAGGGGAATGGCGTATGGAGCGATATATGCGTTCAATGCTACGGACGGTGAACTGCTCTGGATGAAGTTTACCATGGGCGAGGCCATGCCTGCGCCAGCCGTTTACGATGGTATCTTAGCGTACTCCGACGGAGGTGGAGAATTCATAGGAGTAAACGCCACCACTGGACAGGTCCTGTGGATGGACTCAATGCCAGGCCTTTTCGATAGTATGAGCAGCGTAAACTATTACGTTATGCCTAATGGGACGCCAATCTTCATAGCAGGTTTCACCAGCCTCAGCCAACCTTTCGGTCTATTGGTAGCTGTGGATGGACTTAATGGCAAGGAAGTATGGAACGCAACTTTACCCTCACCAAATAGACCGTTTAATACCGGAATGGGTGATGTCCCACCTGCAGTAGATCAGCAACTAGGTATAGTGGTTCAGAGTACGGTCGCCAACGCTGAGCCTAACGGCACTGTTGACACCTTGGTTGTGGGTGTGAACGCTACGACCGGACAAGTTCTCTGGGTTACTAACCTGGGAAGAGGTTACACTCCACCTGCATTCAAGGGAGCAATTCCAACGATATACAACGGTACCGTCTACGTGGGGGCACCTTCCCTTGGCAAAGAGTACGCAATTAATATAAAGACTGGTCAAATTCTATGGCAGACCAGGTTAAATGGGATATCGACGCCACCATCTGCGCCAGGAGGTCCTAGGGGAGGGGCGACCTACTACGACAATCTGCTGTGGGTCGTGGGTGGACCAAACGTTTACGTCCTTAATCCTAAGACAGGAGAGGTACTCCAGCAGTATTATGTTGGAGGAAGGTTCGGAATAGTAAATCCAGTGATTGTAGGTAGCACCATGTACTTGACCAACAGTTACGGATGGGTAATAGCGATACCCCTCTACCAGGTCTATCCTAACTACGTCCTTTACGCTTAG
- a CDS encoding ABC transporter ATP-binding protein translates to MLIQGAKVKVGDRLILSDFSLEVRRGLNLVIGPNGAGKTTLLRSVIRALNSLQGMEKGYVPAEFFSSDIPVEDILLSGTRNKLEKYRQYVELLDVGKLFGKRFSTLSTGEKRMVLICKALTEGDLIIMDELTSGLDLKNQRKVLEVINHLKRNKTFLASTHDLQWLGYADYVTLMKSGQIVLQSTPEEVTEDLLEKVYEIKIKRVDFKGRPLFLVDI, encoded by the coding sequence TTGCTTATTCAGGGAGCTAAGGTAAAGGTAGGGGACAGATTAATCCTGTCAGATTTCTCTCTAGAGGTAAGAAGGGGCCTGAACCTAGTTATAGGACCCAACGGAGCAGGGAAGACTACCCTCCTAAGATCAGTGATAAGGGCTCTCAACAGCTTGCAAGGTATGGAAAAGGGATATGTTCCTGCGGAGTTCTTTTCCTCAGACATTCCAGTGGAGGACATTCTTCTTTCTGGGACGAGAAATAAGCTCGAAAAATATAGGCAATACGTTGAGCTCCTCGACGTAGGCAAACTCTTCGGGAAGAGGTTCTCCACCTTAAGCACAGGTGAGAAGAGAATGGTCCTGATCTGCAAGGCTCTTACGGAAGGAGATTTGATCATCATGGATGAACTTACGTCAGGACTAGACCTCAAGAACCAACGGAAGGTACTTGAAGTTATAAATCACCTGAAGCGAAACAAGACCTTCCTAGCATCTACCCACGACCTACAATGGTTGGGTTACGCAGATTACGTGACCTTAATGAAATCTGGACAGATAGTCCTTCAATCGACGCCAGAGGAAGTTACCGAGGATTTATTGGAAAAAGTTTATGAGATTAAAATAAAAAGGGTTGACTTTAAGGGAAGACCCCTGTTTTTAGTAGATATCTAA
- a CDS encoding zinc ribbon domain-containing protein, whose product MGRVAREHALKVVYVDPHYSSHCPKCGKEMEEEGHRYSLVQVVMRTIVT is encoded by the coding sequence GTGGGCAGAGTTGCAAGGGAGCACGCGCTTAAGGTAGTGTACGTAGACCCTCACTACTCCTCTCACTGTCCAAAGTGCGGGAAAGAAATGGAAGAGGAAGGACATAGGTACTCCCTTGTCCAAGTGGTTATGAGAACGATCGTGACGTAA
- a CDS encoding Lrp/AsnC family transcriptional regulator — MDETDRKILYSLFRDGRVSQRKLAEELNLTPPALNYRFKKLEEDGILKGYRVFITPSFVSKYYGFVAFINQRDFDSDWIFLKFKCVEWLNVYGVIGSSLRDLDDKIDKMSAALGEARLKYVPEQSLEPLKPLDLRILAELSKNPRATESEIGSKLGMPSKTVAKRLRILAKRGVYSVFPVLDVSKAGLVMFSMFSREIRKITGVLEPCTIFRITDGKAGINVCLVESMLQARNYVNSARLQEPDSDVMIIYDYYLNLDSSITAV; from the coding sequence ATGGACGAGACAGATCGGAAGATACTTTACTCACTTTTCCGAGATGGTAGGGTAAGTCAAAGGAAGTTAGCTGAGGAGCTGAACCTAACTCCACCAGCCCTAAATTATAGGTTCAAGAAGCTAGAGGAAGACGGTATATTGAAAGGATACAGGGTTTTTATAACTCCTTCCTTTGTCTCTAAGTATTACGGGTTTGTTGCCTTCATAAATCAGAGGGACTTCGATTCAGATTGGATATTTCTGAAGTTTAAGTGTGTGGAGTGGTTGAATGTATATGGCGTGATTGGAAGCAGCTTGAGAGATCTAGATGACAAAATCGATAAGATGTCCGCAGCTCTGGGGGAGGCGAGGCTTAAGTATGTTCCGGAACAGTCCTTGGAGCCCCTAAAACCTCTGGACCTTAGGATCCTAGCAGAACTTTCAAAAAACCCTAGAGCTACTGAGAGTGAGATCGGAAGTAAGCTAGGCATGCCATCTAAGACAGTAGCCAAGAGATTAAGAATATTGGCCAAGAGAGGCGTTTATTCTGTCTTTCCGGTTTTAGACGTATCCAAGGCAGGATTAGTTATGTTCTCAATGTTTTCAAGAGAAATACGGAAAATTACAGGAGTTCTTGAGCCATGTACCATATTTAGAATTACAGATGGGAAAGCTGGAATCAACGTCTGTTTAGTGGAGAGCATGCTTCAGGCAAGAAATTACGTAAATAGCGCGAGACTGCAGGAGCCTGACTCTGACGTTATGATAATTTATGACTACTATTTAAATCTGGATTCAAGCATAACAGCAGTTTAA
- the tatA gene encoding twin-arginine translocase TatA/TatE family subunit — translation MVAINPSDIAIIIIVALVLFVGSSKIPELFRSMGKALGEFKKGRMEAEMEINQMQNQPPASTYQSPQSNQQKAASPEDLEKQIKDLQKQLDEMKKQQKTQ, via the coding sequence ATGGTCGCAATTAACCCGTCGGATATAGCCATAATAATTATAGTAGCACTAGTGCTTTTCGTGGGGAGCAGCAAAATACCAGAGCTGTTCAGGTCCATGGGTAAAGCCTTAGGTGAGTTTAAGAAGGGTAGAATGGAGGCTGAAATGGAAATAAACCAGATGCAGAATCAGCCACCAGCCTCAACCTATCAATCGCCACAAAGTAATCAACAGAAAGCGGCTAGTCCCGAGGACCTAGAGAAGCAGATAAAGGATCTACAAAAACAGCTAGATGAAATGAAAAAACAGCAAAAAACTCAGTGA
- a CDS encoding FecCD family ABC transporter permease — MRWLILLLPPVLILGVMFGEVYIPPQYILHPTGVYGEILLDIRLPTVVASALIGAILAISGAVMQLLFRNPLMDPYVSGTASGGAFGAVLSYFLLAFNLPFYWVAYFSPLVAFVFSMVSTLLTLAVGRRTGVYGMVIGGVVVSYIFSSLVTIMLTELTLRFPQVPPLNFWLLGEIEVVGWRYDLVLALFLSLIFLVGIRTSRMIDLSSVSDDMTLSKGVDPQRFRIMWVILISLAVAFIVSIAGIIGFVGIIVPHIVRTFASGSATRLVPYSGLLGMIIMISSQIVSNGVLGFKIPLTAITSLMASPIIVMVLVKGIAYSGS, encoded by the coding sequence TTGAGGTGGCTCATACTCCTTTTACCTCCCGTACTTATCCTGGGGGTAATGTTTGGGGAGGTTTACATACCACCTCAATACATTCTACATCCAACTGGGGTATACGGTGAGATACTACTGGACATAAGGTTACCAACCGTGGTTGCGTCAGCGCTGATAGGAGCTATCCTCGCAATATCCGGTGCAGTAATGCAGCTACTCTTTAGAAACCCCCTAATGGATCCCTACGTGAGCGGTACGGCCTCAGGGGGAGCCTTTGGGGCTGTGCTATCCTACTTTCTTCTGGCCTTTAACCTACCCTTTTATTGGGTAGCTTACTTTTCTCCCCTGGTGGCCTTCGTCTTCTCCATGGTCTCCACATTACTTACATTAGCAGTTGGGAGGAGAACCGGAGTTTACGGGATGGTTATTGGAGGAGTGGTGGTCTCATACATATTCTCCTCTCTGGTAACAATTATGCTAACCGAGTTGACACTGAGGTTCCCTCAGGTCCCACCTCTTAATTTCTGGCTCCTAGGGGAAATTGAGGTAGTCGGGTGGAGGTACGACCTGGTTTTAGCCCTTTTCCTCTCCCTAATCTTCCTGGTGGGGATTAGGACGTCTCGTATGATAGACTTAAGCTCAGTAAGCGATGACATGACGTTGTCGAAGGGGGTGGACCCTCAGAGGTTCAGAATCATGTGGGTGATCCTCATTAGCCTCGCTGTAGCATTCATTGTTTCCATTGCCGGAATAATAGGATTTGTGGGAATAATTGTGCCACACATCGTCAGGACTTTCGCCTCAGGAAGTGCTACGAGACTAGTACCTTACTCTGGGCTACTGGGGATGATAATCATGATATCAAGTCAGATCGTCTCCAACGGGGTTTTAGGCTTCAAGATTCCTCTGACCGCGATAACCTCCCTAATGGCATCTCCCATAATCGTTATGGTCCTGGTGAAGGGAATTGCTTATTCAGGGAGCTAA